Proteins encoded in a region of the Pseudomonas shahriarae genome:
- a CDS encoding ABC transporter substrate-binding protein — translation MLKVLCGCLWWVGLTFGTIAHATSVVFLNPGLSTETFWVSYSQFMQAAAKDLGLDLRVRYSERNGQNTLQQAREALQGPSYPDYLVVVNEQYIAPQILRMAQGSPVKLLIVNNALTPDQVQLLDAGKYPNWIGSITANDEEGGYLMLKELLRQHGPVPAGETLQLLAFSGAKNTPTSQAREQGLRRALGEHPQVHLRQLVYGEWSRQRAFEQATLMFKRYPQATLVWSANDEMAFGAMQALNGSGRTPGKEVLFSAINSSPEVLQARLQGQISALVAGHFTLGGWAMVLLHDDASGVDIQRHGGRERQVRLFQLIDRPQAQRLLDLRNHEGDGVNFRALSAQGKPAAYQYPFSLKMLWK, via the coding sequence ATGTTGAAGGTTCTCTGTGGGTGCTTGTGGTGGGTGGGGCTGACGTTCGGGACGATCGCTCATGCCACATCGGTGGTGTTTCTCAACCCCGGCCTGTCCACTGAAACCTTCTGGGTCAGCTATTCGCAATTCATGCAGGCCGCAGCCAAGGACCTCGGCCTGGATTTGCGTGTGCGCTATTCGGAGCGCAACGGGCAGAACACCTTGCAACAAGCCCGCGAAGCACTGCAAGGCCCCAGTTACCCGGATTACCTTGTGGTGGTCAATGAGCAGTACATCGCCCCGCAGATTTTGCGGATGGCCCAGGGCAGCCCGGTCAAGTTGCTGATCGTCAACAATGCCCTGACCCCGGACCAGGTGCAGTTGCTGGATGCCGGCAAATACCCCAACTGGATCGGCAGCATCACCGCCAACGACGAGGAGGGCGGCTACCTGATGCTCAAGGAGCTGCTGCGTCAGCACGGCCCGGTTCCGGCGGGCGAAACCCTCCAATTGCTGGCATTTTCCGGCGCCAAGAATACCCCCACTTCCCAGGCCCGTGAGCAGGGCCTGCGGCGGGCCTTGGGCGAACACCCGCAAGTGCATCTGCGCCAGTTGGTTTATGGCGAATGGAGCCGCCAGCGCGCCTTCGAGCAAGCAACCCTGATGTTCAAGCGCTACCCGCAGGCGACGCTGGTCTGGTCGGCCAATGATGAAATGGCCTTCGGCGCCATGCAGGCCTTGAATGGCAGCGGGCGCACGCCCGGCAAGGAGGTGTTGTTCAGCGCGATCAACAGTTCCCCAGAGGTGTTGCAGGCGCGCCTGCAAGGGCAGATCAGTGCGCTGGTGGCCGGGCATTTTACGCTCGGTGGCTGGGCCATGGTGCTGCTGCATGACGACGCCAGTGGGGTGGACATTCAACGCCATGGCGGGCGCGAGCGTCAGGTGAGGTTATTTCAGTTGATTGACAGGCCACAGGCCCAGCGCCTGCTGGACCTGCGTAACCACGAGGGCGACGGGGTGAATTTTCGCGCACTGTCGGCTCAGGGCAAGCCGGCGGCCTACCAGTACCCCTTCAGCTTGAAGATGCTGTGGAAGTAA
- a CDS encoding DUF2970 domain-containing protein gives MDAPDDKPPTFWQMLHSVMAAAFGVQSGKNRARDFTHGKPSHFVVLGILFTAVFALTLFAIVKLVLHLAGV, from the coding sequence ATGGACGCACCGGACGATAAACCACCGACCTTCTGGCAGATGCTTCACAGCGTGATGGCTGCCGCTTTTGGCGTGCAGAGCGGCAAAAACCGCGCGCGGGACTTCACCCATGGCAAGCCCAGCCATTTTGTAGTGCTGGGGATCCTGTTTACCGCCGTGTTTGCCCTGACTCTCTTTGCCATCGTCAAGCTGGTGCTGCACCTGGCCGGGGTCTAG
- a CDS encoding NEL-type E3 ubiquitin ligase domain-containing protein, whose amino-acid sequence MPDSPVTPVRLAPPTPSIHRQLLIGVTPQWLIESTAPRRAALKHADTSLPPAYWRATPEQRQQLHACFTASFSTQTAVDKTLSALQGIDAFARPLLVNALKEQYDVTLAPHVDTWLSLRKSLLVSDFKIAARTYDFLKLELLQAALHNFEESECEEGAFHPSSGFRWHVSSSGSSPDEPLLPVRLGRLKVHEFVQLCRSLDLGGKYQAYISDFFASVETTLRQQFIASQKAAMRAAAELARLCQDITEDDYTMILSVINGERAPQMDGQPVWICDLGLMKLRMTGCVLFLAFDDEHLDSPILYVPQDPYHPLKRYKDHAQLLGTLQRRFTTPGAATTRVERPTAYQAFFSQFVEAADHPYYFRQFTQDAPDATLREKIGSNFPGIGQLYELVSKLTPLRLKNFPPLPLAPQVPNPDPFLAPKAMAFKGQAFGSHKVDLWTYLYEQHRHKCIADAASRAVPTAQVDARVRKQKLAMVLNIEMFALGAVAGFVPVLGELMLAVMVEQLLTGAIEATQEWSAGDRQAARAHLIDLAQNLALIGLMAAGGSALRQLRPEPVIEGLVPVTLPDGRKRLWRPDLAPYKKHLTLASGRQPNALGQYEVDGQLHIHMDNAFYEKTFDPQINKWRIKHPQDPMAYQPILEHNRAGAWRHSHEQPLAWDRPTLLRRLGHITDGFSDETLGLIGDVSGVDDDLLRQVHMDGLPVPAGLADTLERFRVDQEVDDLIGRLRRGAGLDSRHEYALPLTVELDGWPPGRVLEVFEEVAFVARAQGQTGLGEEEARRLLGTPQRGEQPGAPLIDEWEGGRWEPAGRSIRYGSHALADDELPTLKISRADLQHGKLAQVLLNGLSEQEITGLLGSASSWRGRPREQVFNERLADHALHRQSALFDARLSAKGDPAVDRGPLQRRFPSLSARAREELLNSASPQELRRLQDSARLSERLDHQARSSLHQGRLSRAISGLHRDRLANADSDRLALHTLERLPGWPSGLRLEMRVDSIQGPLVDSIGEAHAATRRYLIKRGNRFQAQDQAGKPLNSAPAQGRNLFPSIVDALPEAARQALALTPHGADLQPVLAAYARRHRDVMADDILKLRRPRSRPALRLPSGRLGYELSGRGGPFAADDSLIAQVRTAYPNISDTQAQELIWARRRDGESNPQIWRLFANRQRELLGLRNTLEQWAGADAQRLRSVEDVIECWRQGYDRDRSAHATLNLRGEHALPQMEADFSHVRSLHLSGARLLAQQASDLFRSFPNVQYLELYVRPNNLGQVAERLASVPGITRLSLTGPLLTYSPEVLLALNRMTALERLSLAGNLETLDIQGLTALRRLTVSGTLETWPQGLLALEHLEFLDLAQTQLRSVPAEMLVGHQRLWRGLQMNWAAYEPEDFMRVFEYLHDNPAHLVDEQRLVQAYCEGALARLRRADPTFAERVLLSFRTQGLTARQRLESVNAVQAQYRRLVDELEQWSDRDSSTGRVEVDRQLASEKLLDCWREGLEQRLVAEAEPLPAGAAVLDLSGANLIDLPRVPANGFAHVRSLILEDIGVSLEGINAWLDQFPQVETLRLARNNLTEPPAVLLTHSSLRHLDLSHNWLVINPAIQARLSRLTGLLSLRLQYNPISRLDVSGFHDLRTLDLSHSAISEWPQGVLELSSLQCLDLSHSAVTAIPEAALSGHDSLLSNTHLRGCRLSVTARTDARTFARRYAIEHPSVALENPLGIPRELLAQGLTGGEPEYFPENVLRRPDLLVALPTALASAALAPAARIQRLVPALDELQAVARLAELQASGLDSGQIQARLDEWEGQYSQWVQLLNEWIDVHGYLDGGWVSVLDRRRAADRVLESWRHTLRATPGLPEVNSASLLDLSGLLLGDLPKLPKYFAHVTELNLSRVRLTAQGSNEFLRAFSHVRTLTLSDNGLRALPDALAEFHGLRRLDLSRNELQNASQLQGHLVRLQALEWLNLGENVLSELDLGGLSRLETLYLHTNLLDEWPMTVLELGRLRTLDLHDNWIETLPDTAFEPQHRALMSGTDLSGNRLEQESCERLQGYLAQTGNGLGFSAEQLEEMIQGYRERDERGAFDSPDYSLDHPDIETPQIQKARWFADVLPDSPRHRIWDDLNAQPGSHDFFFTLSQLRNTEDFLEAPGDLTQRVWAVLEAIGGNPAMRRDVFARATALMPEVTCGDGRILMFNAFETRVQEFAALRLAEAGQDGAALLKFARGMLRLEAVEGIAEDIIKAHEDIDPAEIRLALRIGLAERLDLPRQPSGMLYSELSEVTQADLDRAYATVLEGESTPGFEEKLVGLEYWRNYLKKKYATDFATLARELEHQTDRLDERYPESGADYLREYAALGAWIKEQRRALAIRLTRQERAELKL is encoded by the coding sequence ATGCCCGACTCTCCCGTAACGCCCGTGCGCCTTGCGCCGCCAACCCCCAGTATCCATCGACAATTGTTGATCGGTGTCACCCCGCAATGGCTGATCGAGAGCACTGCCCCACGACGGGCGGCGCTCAAACACGCCGATACGTCACTGCCGCCGGCCTATTGGCGCGCCACCCCCGAGCAACGCCAGCAGTTGCATGCCTGTTTTACCGCAAGCTTTTCCACGCAGACGGCGGTGGACAAGACCCTGTCTGCCTTGCAGGGGATCGACGCGTTTGCCAGGCCGCTGTTGGTCAATGCGCTTAAAGAGCAATATGACGTCACACTGGCCCCCCACGTCGACACCTGGTTGAGCCTCAGAAAATCCCTGCTGGTCAGTGACTTCAAGATAGCGGCGCGGACCTACGACTTCTTGAAACTGGAACTACTGCAGGCTGCGCTGCATAACTTCGAGGAATCCGAATGCGAGGAGGGGGCCTTTCACCCCTCGTCCGGTTTCCGCTGGCACGTGTCGTCTTCCGGTTCCTCACCTGACGAGCCGTTGCTGCCCGTGCGCTTGGGCAGGCTCAAGGTCCATGAGTTTGTGCAGCTGTGCCGCAGCCTGGATCTGGGCGGAAAGTACCAGGCCTATATCAGCGATTTCTTTGCCTCGGTCGAAACCACCCTGCGCCAGCAATTCATTGCCAGTCAAAAGGCGGCAATGAGGGCTGCGGCCGAGCTGGCACGCTTATGCCAGGACATTACCGAGGACGACTACACCATGATCCTGTCGGTGATCAACGGCGAGCGCGCGCCGCAGATGGATGGGCAACCGGTGTGGATCTGCGACCTTGGCCTGATGAAATTACGCATGACGGGGTGTGTGTTGTTTCTGGCCTTTGACGATGAGCATCTGGATTCGCCGATCCTCTATGTGCCCCAGGACCCGTATCACCCCCTCAAGCGCTATAAAGATCACGCACAGTTGCTGGGGACTTTGCAGCGCCGCTTCACCACGCCTGGCGCGGCCACCACCCGGGTCGAGCGGCCAACCGCGTATCAGGCCTTTTTCAGTCAGTTCGTCGAGGCCGCCGACCACCCTTATTACTTCAGGCAATTCACCCAGGATGCGCCCGATGCCACCTTGCGCGAAAAAATCGGCTCGAATTTCCCCGGCATCGGGCAACTGTATGAGCTGGTCAGCAAGCTGACGCCTTTGAGGCTGAAGAATTTCCCGCCGCTGCCTTTGGCCCCCCAGGTGCCGAACCCGGATCCGTTTTTGGCGCCCAAGGCCATGGCGTTCAAAGGCCAGGCGTTCGGCAGCCATAAAGTCGATCTGTGGACCTACCTGTATGAGCAACATCGGCACAAGTGCATCGCCGACGCGGCCAGCCGCGCCGTGCCCACCGCGCAGGTCGATGCCCGGGTGCGTAAACAGAAACTGGCCATGGTGCTCAATATCGAGATGTTTGCCCTGGGTGCTGTGGCAGGCTTCGTGCCCGTGTTGGGGGAGCTCATGCTGGCCGTGATGGTCGAGCAATTGTTGACGGGGGCGATTGAGGCAACCCAGGAGTGGAGTGCGGGCGACCGCCAGGCGGCCCGTGCGCACTTGATCGACCTGGCGCAGAACCTCGCCTTGATCGGCTTGATGGCGGCGGGTGGTTCGGCGCTGCGCCAACTCAGGCCCGAGCCGGTGATCGAAGGCCTGGTGCCGGTAACGCTGCCGGACGGCCGGAAGCGCTTATGGCGGCCCGACCTGGCGCCCTACAAGAAGCACCTCACCCTTGCGTCAGGCCGCCAGCCCAACGCCTTGGGGCAGTATGAGGTCGATGGGCAGCTCCACATCCATATGGATAACGCGTTCTACGAGAAAACCTTCGATCCGCAGATCAACAAATGGCGCATCAAACACCCGCAAGACCCCATGGCCTATCAGCCGATCCTTGAGCACAACCGGGCGGGGGCCTGGCGCCATAGTCATGAGCAGCCCTTGGCGTGGGACCGCCCGACGCTGCTGCGGCGCCTGGGGCATATCACCGACGGGTTCTCTGATGAGACTTTGGGGCTGATCGGCGATGTGAGTGGTGTCGATGACGACCTGCTGCGCCAAGTGCATATGGATGGCCTGCCGGTGCCGGCAGGACTGGCTGACACCCTGGAGCGATTCCGGGTCGATCAGGAGGTCGACGACCTGATCGGGCGGCTACGCCGTGGAGCCGGCCTGGACAGCCGCCACGAATACGCCTTGCCCCTCACGGTTGAGTTGGACGGCTGGCCGCCAGGGCGGGTATTGGAAGTGTTTGAGGAGGTAGCCTTCGTGGCGCGCGCGCAGGGCCAGACGGGGCTGGGCGAGGAGGAGGCCAGGCGTCTGCTGGGCACGCCGCAGCGCGGCGAGCAGCCTGGCGCGCCGCTGATCGATGAGTGGGAAGGCGGGCGTTGGGAACCGGCGGGGCGCTCCATTCGCTATGGCAGCCATGCCTTGGCAGATGATGAGTTGCCGACCCTGAAAATCAGCCGGGCCGATTTACAGCACGGCAAGCTCGCTCAGGTGCTGTTGAATGGCCTGAGCGAACAGGAAATCACCGGCCTGCTGGGCAGTGCGTCCAGTTGGAGGGGGCGGCCCAGGGAGCAGGTGTTCAACGAGCGCCTGGCCGATCATGCCCTGCACCGCCAGTCAGCGCTGTTCGACGCTCGGTTATCTGCCAAGGGTGACCCGGCGGTTGACCGGGGGCCATTGCAACGCCGGTTTCCCTCGCTGTCTGCGCGGGCCCGGGAGGAACTCCTGAATAGCGCCAGCCCCCAGGAACTGCGGCGCTTGCAAGACAGCGCGCGGCTGAGCGAGCGTCTGGATCACCAGGCCCGCAGCAGCCTGCACCAGGGGCGCTTGAGCCGAGCGATCAGTGGCCTGCACCGCGACCGACTCGCCAACGCCGACAGCGACCGGCTCGCCTTGCATACCCTGGAGCGCCTGCCCGGATGGCCTTCAGGCTTGCGCCTGGAGATGCGTGTAGACAGCATTCAAGGGCCCTTGGTCGACAGCATTGGCGAGGCGCACGCCGCCACGCGTCGCTACCTGATCAAACGCGGCAATCGTTTCCAGGCCCAGGATCAAGCCGGCAAGCCGCTCAATAGCGCACCGGCCCAGGGCCGTAATCTATTCCCGTCGATCGTCGATGCCTTGCCCGAAGCGGCGCGTCAAGCGCTGGCGCTGACCCCTCATGGGGCGGACTTGCAGCCGGTGTTGGCAGCCTACGCCAGGCGCCACCGCGACGTTATGGCCGATGACATCTTAAAGTTGCGCAGGCCCAGGTCCCGGCCGGCGCTGCGCCTGCCCAGCGGGCGCCTGGGATATGAGTTATCGGGGCGCGGCGGGCCTTTTGCAGCGGATGACTCTCTGATCGCCCAGGTTCGCACGGCGTATCCAAATATCAGCGACACCCAGGCGCAAGAGCTGATCTGGGCGCGCCGACGTGACGGTGAAAGCAACCCGCAAATCTGGCGGTTGTTCGCCAATCGCCAGCGAGAGTTGTTGGGGTTGCGCAACACCCTTGAGCAATGGGCGGGGGCAGATGCGCAGCGCTTGCGTTCGGTAGAGGACGTCATCGAATGCTGGCGCCAGGGCTATGACCGAGACCGCAGCGCCCATGCCACCCTGAATCTGCGCGGGGAGCACGCGCTACCGCAGATGGAGGCCGACTTTTCCCATGTGCGATCCCTGCACCTGTCAGGGGCCAGATTGCTCGCCCAACAAGCCAGCGATTTATTTCGGTCATTTCCCAATGTGCAGTATCTGGAGCTCTACGTGCGCCCCAACAATCTTGGCCAGGTGGCTGAACGGCTGGCGAGCGTGCCCGGCATCACCCGGCTGTCGCTCACCGGGCCATTGCTGACCTATTCGCCTGAAGTGCTGCTGGCGCTCAATCGCATGACTGCGCTTGAACGATTGTCCCTGGCCGGCAACCTGGAAACCCTGGATATCCAAGGCCTGACGGCGTTGCGCCGCCTAACCGTGTCCGGAACCCTGGAAACCTGGCCCCAAGGGCTCCTGGCACTTGAGCACCTGGAGTTTCTCGACCTTGCCCAGACCCAGTTGCGTTCGGTGCCGGCCGAGATGCTGGTCGGGCATCAACGGTTGTGGCGCGGGTTGCAAATGAATTGGGCGGCGTATGAGCCTGAAGACTTCATGCGGGTTTTTGAGTACCTGCATGACAATCCGGCCCATCTGGTCGATGAGCAGCGACTGGTGCAGGCCTACTGCGAAGGGGCCTTGGCTCGCTTGCGACGCGCGGACCCGACATTCGCCGAAAGGGTGTTGCTCAGCTTCAGAACGCAGGGGCTGACGGCCCGCCAACGTCTGGAGAGTGTCAACGCGGTGCAGGCGCAATACCGTAGATTGGTCGATGAGCTGGAGCAATGGTCGGATCGCGATTCAAGCACTGGCCGGGTCGAGGTGGATCGTCAGCTAGCCTCTGAAAAACTCCTGGATTGCTGGCGCGAAGGCCTGGAGCAACGCCTGGTAGCAGAGGCTGAGCCACTTCCTGCCGGGGCGGCGGTGTTGGACCTGTCAGGCGCCAACCTGATTGATTTACCGCGGGTGCCGGCCAACGGGTTTGCCCATGTGCGCAGCTTGATCCTGGAGGATATCGGCGTTTCCCTTGAAGGCATCAATGCCTGGCTCGACCAGTTTCCCCAGGTCGAAACATTGAGGCTGGCCCGCAACAACCTGACCGAGCCGCCTGCGGTACTGCTTACCCATTCGTCCCTGCGCCACCTCGACCTGTCTCACAATTGGCTGGTGATCAACCCGGCGATCCAGGCGCGTTTGAGCAGGTTGACCGGCCTTTTATCATTGCGCCTGCAGTACAACCCGATCAGCCGCCTGGATGTCAGCGGCTTCCACGACTTGCGTACGTTGGACCTGAGTCACAGCGCAATCAGCGAATGGCCCCAGGGTGTGCTTGAGTTGTCGTCGTTGCAATGCCTGGATCTGAGCCACAGCGCCGTAACGGCAATCCCCGAAGCGGCGCTGAGCGGGCATGATAGTTTGCTTTCCAACACCCATCTGCGCGGTTGTCGCCTCAGCGTGACGGCGCGTACCGATGCGCGGACGTTTGCGCGACGCTACGCGATTGAACACCCATCCGTTGCCCTGGAAAACCCGTTGGGCATACCCCGTGAGTTGCTTGCCCAAGGCCTGACCGGGGGGGAGCCTGAGTATTTTCCCGAGAATGTCTTGCGCCGCCCCGACTTGCTCGTGGCACTCCCCACGGCACTTGCCTCGGCTGCACTGGCTCCCGCAGCCCGCATACAACGCCTGGTCCCGGCGCTGGACGAGTTGCAGGCGGTGGCACGGCTAGCCGAGCTGCAAGCCAGCGGCCTCGACTCCGGGCAGATCCAGGCACGCCTCGATGAGTGGGAAGGGCAGTACAGCCAGTGGGTGCAACTGCTCAATGAATGGATAGATGTCCATGGCTACCTTGATGGCGGTTGGGTCAGTGTATTGGATCGTCGTCGCGCAGCGGACCGTGTGCTGGAAAGCTGGCGTCACACCCTACGTGCCACGCCCGGCCTGCCTGAAGTGAATAGCGCCAGCCTGCTGGATTTGTCCGGCCTGCTGTTGGGCGACCTGCCGAAGTTGCCCAAGTATTTCGCTCACGTCACCGAACTGAACCTGAGTCGCGTCAGGCTCACGGCCCAGGGTTCCAACGAGTTCCTGCGGGCCTTCAGCCACGTGCGTACGTTGACCCTCAGTGACAACGGCCTGCGAGCCTTGCCCGATGCCCTCGCAGAGTTTCACGGGTTGAGACGCTTGGACCTCAGCAGAAATGAACTACAAAACGCCTCCCAGCTTCAGGGGCACCTGGTGCGCCTGCAGGCGCTGGAATGGCTGAACCTGGGCGAGAATGTGTTGAGCGAATTGGACCTCGGTGGCCTGTCCAGGCTCGAAACGTTGTACCTGCATACCAACCTGTTGGACGAGTGGCCCATGACAGTGCTTGAGCTTGGGCGCCTGCGCACCCTGGACCTGCACGACAACTGGATCGAGACCCTGCCAGATACAGCCTTTGAGCCGCAACACCGCGCCTTGATGTCGGGGACTGACCTCTCGGGAAACCGCCTTGAGCAGGAAAGCTGTGAGCGTTTGCAGGGGTATCTGGCGCAGACCGGCAATGGCTTGGGGTTTTCCGCCGAGCAGCTTGAGGAAATGATCCAGGGATACCGGGAGCGCGATGAGCGGGGGGCTTTTGACTCCCCTGACTACTCGCTGGATCATCCGGATATCGAAACGCCGCAAATCCAGAAGGCGCGCTGGTTTGCTGATGTCCTGCCCGATTCGCCAAGGCACCGGATCTGGGACGACCTCAACGCACAGCCGGGGAGCCACGATTTCTTCTTCACCCTGTCGCAACTGCGCAATACCGAGGACTTCCTTGAGGCGCCAGGCGATCTGACCCAGCGCGTATGGGCGGTGTTGGAGGCCATTGGCGGCAACCCGGCCATGCGTCGGGACGTGTTCGCCCGGGCGACGGCGTTGATGCCCGAGGTGACCTGTGGGGATGGCAGAATCCTGATGTTCAACGCGTTTGAAACCCGCGTTCAGGAGTTCGCTGCGTTGAGATTGGCCGAGGCTGGTCAGGATGGCGCCGCCCTGTTGAAGTTCGCCCGTGGCATGCTTCGCCTGGAGGCGGTTGAAGGCATCGCCGAGGACATCATCAAGGCCCATGAGGATATTGACCCGGCGGAAATTCGTTTAGCCCTGCGCATTGGCCTTGCCGAGCGCCTGGACCTGCCCCGGCAGCCCTCTGGCATGCTGTATAGCGAGTTATCGGAAGTGACCCAGGCCGACCTCGACCGGGCATACGCCACTGTCCTGGAGGGCGAGAGCACGCCGGGCTTTGAAGAAAAGCTGGTGGGCCTTGAGTATTGGCGCAATTACCTGAAGAAAAAGTACGCCACGGATTTTGCGACCCTGGCGCGCGAGCTGGAACACCAGACCGATCGCCTGGATGAGCGCTACCCCGAGAGCGGTGCCGACTACTTGCGTGAATACGCGGCATTGGGTGCCTGGATCAAGGAGCAGCGCAGGGCGCTGGCGATCCGCCTGACCCGGCAGGAACGGGCCGAGCTGAAGCTATAA